In Streptomyces caniferus, one DNA window encodes the following:
- a CDS encoding ATP-binding protein, which produces MNGSATVGGGTAVREDASGALLGRLAELRERVAGLVERRSADDPTAADPLRGLYVTPETARRLAAQPPERGTGEAPEDEAPPGEVTEGGTADRSVALAGRFGLSALDLSILLAALAPDVDRRFEPLYGYLNDDVGRRRATVALALELAGTGPYEPAARARFHPAAPLRSGGLLVVEEEDRPLPGRALRVPERVVAHLLGDGGLDPELCGGDVELLLPREGYGERQDGDGRAFFGRLAALVGERPIAVHLRERRPGAAAGPVADVVRGAGLPVLRCRPEGDQAAGAGPVGALLREARLRRAVLVVGPLPERPAGLVRALAGRGVPVVFFGSEPYDPGWAPDAGLLALDAPDRAVAAAEVWRAEIGAVDDGFDLDAAVAPYRLAAGQIRRAARAATALAAFDGTPLTAAHVQRSARQQSAPLLDRHARRVRPAVGFDGLVLPPEPLALLHELVQRARHRDQVLGTWGLRTGGGRGRGVVGLFAGESGTGKTLSAEVVAGELGLDLYVVELSAVVDKYVGETEKNLERIFSEADRTDALLLFDEADAVFGKRSEVKSSHDRYANLESAYLLQRLEAFDGIAVLTTNLRANIDDAFTRRLDLVVDFPFPDAEQRTALWRSCLTATPCADDLGLEACAKEFELSGGAIRSAAVTAGYLAAGRGAPVSAEDIRAGARREYRKMGRLVPDASPLWD; this is translated from the coding sequence GTGAACGGGTCGGCGACGGTGGGAGGCGGCACGGCGGTGCGCGAGGACGCGAGTGGTGCGCTGCTGGGGCGGCTGGCGGAGCTGCGGGAGCGGGTGGCCGGACTCGTCGAGCGGCGCAGCGCCGACGACCCCACGGCCGCGGACCCGCTGCGCGGGCTGTATGTGACCCCGGAGACAGCCCGGCGGCTGGCCGCGCAGCCTCCGGAGCGCGGTACGGGTGAGGCGCCGGAGGATGAGGCGCCCCCGGGGGAGGTGACGGAAGGGGGGACAGCGGATCGATCCGTGGCGCTCGCCGGGCGGTTCGGGCTGTCCGCCCTCGATCTGTCCATCCTCCTGGCCGCGCTGGCCCCCGACGTGGACCGGCGCTTCGAGCCGCTCTACGGCTACCTCAACGACGATGTCGGGCGCCGCCGCGCCACCGTCGCCCTGGCGCTGGAGCTGGCCGGCACCGGCCCGTACGAGCCCGCGGCGCGCGCCCGCTTCCACCCCGCCGCGCCGCTGCGCTCCGGTGGGCTGCTCGTCGTCGAGGAGGAGGACCGGCCGCTGCCCGGCCGCGCGCTGCGGGTGCCGGAGCGGGTGGTGGCCCATCTGCTGGGGGACGGCGGACTCGATCCCGAACTGTGCGGTGGCGACGTGGAGTTGCTGCTCCCGAGGGAGGGGTACGGAGAGCGCCAAGACGGCGACGGGCGGGCGTTCTTCGGGCGGCTGGCCGCCCTGGTGGGCGAGCGGCCGATCGCCGTACATCTGCGGGAGCGCCGGCCCGGGGCCGCGGCCGGGCCGGTGGCCGACGTGGTGCGGGGGGCCGGCCTGCCCGTGCTGCGGTGTCGGCCGGAGGGTGACCAGGCCGCCGGTGCGGGGCCGGTGGGCGCGCTGTTGCGGGAGGCGCGGCTCCGGCGGGCGGTGCTCGTGGTGGGGCCGCTGCCGGAGCGGCCGGCGGGGCTCGTCCGGGCACTGGCGGGCCGGGGGGTGCCGGTGGTGTTCTTCGGGAGCGAGCCGTACGACCCCGGGTGGGCCCCCGACGCGGGGCTGCTCGCGCTCGACGCGCCGGACCGTGCGGTGGCGGCGGCCGAGGTGTGGCGCGCCGAAATCGGTGCCGTGGACGATGGCTTCGATCTTGATGCCGCCGTGGCGCCGTACCGGCTGGCCGCCGGGCAGATCCGCCGTGCGGCCCGTGCGGCCACCGCCCTCGCCGCGTTCGACGGGACGCCGCTGACGGCCGCCCATGTCCAGCGCAGCGCGCGTCAGCAGTCCGCGCCGCTGCTGGACCGGCACGCCCGGCGCGTCCGGCCCGCCGTCGGTTTCGACGGGCTGGTCCTGCCGCCCGAACCGCTGGCCCTGCTGCACGAGCTGGTGCAGCGGGCCCGGCACCGGGATCAGGTGCTCGGCACGTGGGGGCTGCGGACCGGCGGCGGCCGCGGCAGGGGCGTGGTGGGCCTGTTCGCCGGGGAGTCCGGCACGGGAAAGACGCTCTCCGCCGAGGTCGTGGCCGGTGAACTCGGTCTGGACCTGTACGTGGTGGAGCTGTCCGCGGTGGTGGACAAGTACGTGGGGGAGACGGAGAAGAACCTGGAGCGGATCTTCTCCGAGGCGGACCGCACGGACGCCCTGTTGCTCTTCGACGAGGCCGACGCCGTCTTCGGCAAGCGCTCGGAGGTCAAGAGCTCACACGACCGCTACGCGAACCTGGAGAGCGCGTATCTGCTGCAGCGGCTGGAGGCGTTCGACGGGATCGCCGTCCTCACCACCAACCTGCGGGCCAATATCGACGACGCGTTCACCCGGCGGCTGGACCTGGTGGTCGACTTCCCGTTCCCGGACGCCGAGCAGCGGACCGCGTTGTGGCGTTCCTGTCTGACGGCCACGCCCTGTGCGGACGACCTCGGGCTGGAGGCCTGTGCCAAGGAGTTCGAGCTGTCGGGCGGGGCGATCCGGTCGGCCGCGGTGACCGCCGGATATCTCGCCGCGGGCCGTGGCGCACCGGTGTCGGCCGAGGACATCCGGGCCGGCGCGCGGCGCGAGTACCGCAAGATGGGGCGGCTGGTGCCGGACGCGTCGCCCTTGTGGGACTGA
- a CDS encoding DUF4255 domain-containing protein — MIHEVDEALRRVLRGGALPDAAGDVAFEAPNRDWAARRNTPTLNAYLYDIREDVARRERGAIAERDARGVVVRRRQPPRWFRLSYLVTAWTSRPEDEHRLLSAALGCLLGQEALPPAALTEALRALEATIPISVAVPAESRSIADIWSALGGELKPSLDVVITVPFPVTPSYEVAPPVTEGAAVVVRGVDGSPDDSRPRMLRSAPDASPSGAGPREGER; from the coding sequence ATGATCCATGAGGTCGACGAGGCGCTGCGGCGGGTGCTGCGGGGAGGGGCGCTGCCGGACGCTGCGGGGGACGTCGCGTTCGAGGCGCCGAACCGCGACTGGGCGGCACGGCGCAACACCCCCACGCTCAACGCCTATCTCTACGACATACGCGAGGACGTGGCCCGCCGCGAGCGCGGGGCGATCGCGGAGCGGGATGCGCGCGGCGTAGTGGTGCGCAGACGTCAGCCGCCGCGCTGGTTCCGGCTGTCCTACCTGGTCACGGCGTGGACCAGCCGTCCGGAGGACGAGCACCGGCTGCTGTCGGCCGCGCTGGGATGCCTGCTCGGGCAGGAGGCCCTGCCCCCGGCCGCGTTGACGGAGGCGCTCCGGGCGCTGGAGGCGACGATCCCGATCTCGGTCGCGGTACCCGCCGAGTCGCGCTCGATCGCCGACATCTGGTCCGCGCTCGGCGGCGAACTCAAGCCGTCCCTGGACGTGGTGATCACCGTGCCCTTCCCGGTCACGCCCTCGTACGAGGTGGCGCCACCGGTCACGGAGGGCGCTGCGGTGGTCGTCCGGGGCGTGGACGGTTCGCCGGACGACTCCCGGCCCCGCATGCTCCGGTCGGCTCCGGACGCTTCGCCCTCCGGGGCGGGCCCTCGTGAGGGTGAGCGGTGA